The following DNA comes from Acidobacteriota bacterium.
ATTAACTTGTTTACGGCTAACTTAATCGTAAATAAGTTAGCGACAGGCTTGCACTACGTCAAGCGGGCCTCGATGTGGCGCGTGCCTTCGGCTGCTGGGGCCGCGCTCGGCTGCTGGGGCTGCGCTCCGCTGCTCGGGCTGCGGGTGATCAGCCAGCCCTCTCCAGGAGCTTCTCGCACAGGCCGCGGGCGGCGTAGTGGAGGAACTTCGCCGCCATCGGGCCATAGCTGCGGATGATCTCTTGTAGGTTGCCGGCGCTCAGGGCGAGGACGCGGGCCCCCTCCGAGCCGGTGACAACGTCGCTCATCCGCTGGCCGGCAGTGAAGAAAGCGACCTCGCCGACCAGGGCGCCTCGATCGTTCACCGTGGCCACCGTCTGGCCTTGGTCCTGCACTTCCAGGGTGCCCTCGAGCAGGATGTAGAGGGTGCGGGAGACGTGGCCTTTGAGGATGATCGCATCGCCGGGCTGGCAGTCGAGGATATGGCTCTTGGCCAGGAGAACGCTGGCCTCGTCTTGGGTCAGATCACCGAGGATGCCGGGTAGGCCGGCGAGCCAGCGGAAAATGGCGTTCCAGTGGCTCTCGGCATCATGCCCGCGACTCTTGATCGCCCGCTCTTCGCTGCGCACCAGGGGGAGGATGGCGTCGACCTCATCGTGCGGTTTGGTGCGTCGGGCGATGGCGGAGGCCATCGGCGATCCGATGCGCTGCATGTGAGCGAGGTCGCCGAAGACGATGGCGATCGGCACCAGGGCGCCGCTGGTCGGATGGTTGTAGAGCTTGCCGTAGGGTTGGAAGCCCAGGGTGCGGTAGCGGTTCATCAAGTGCGCCTCGCAGGTGCCGAGCAGCAACTCCAGGCCGTGGACCGCACAGCATTCGAAGGCTTTCCACAAGAGCTGGAAGGAGAGGATGCCGTTGCCACGATACTCCTTGCGCACCAGAAAGCGGGTGATGATGCCGATGTCGCCCTCGTCCACCACCCCGGCGAAGCGAGCGAAATCGTATTCATGGCGGGCCCCGTCGGAGAAGGCCGCCTCGTCGCCGAAGGTGACGCGGACGGTGCCCACCACCTCGCCGTCGATCTCGGCCAGCGCGACCCGGGAGACGGCGTCGTACTCGTCGGTGAGCCAGCGTCTTGCGTGGTCCGCGACGTCGGTGAAGAGCCCCTGGTCGGCGACGTAGAGCTCGTAGCGTAAGCGGTAGACCGCGGCCCTCTCGTCTTCGGTCGTCGCCCAACGGAGGTCGAAGTCCGGGGTCGCTTCGGTGCTCGCCCGAGGGTTGGCGCACCCAGGGTTCGGCTGACCCGTCGCCGGAGCAACGCCTCGCCGCTGCGGAACGGCTGTACGACCTCGCCGGGCTTGGGATGGTGCCTCACTGCGTCGTGTCTCGCGGCGTCGGAGGTAAGTCAGGGCCACGGCGCCCGGCAGAGGGGCTGGCGGTAGATCGCGCTGAACCACTTGGGAAACGTCCATCTCGCATTACCTCCAATAGGGTTTTTCCAGCCAGGAGAAGCCGAAGCGGCGAGCGAACTCGAAGTGCTCGAGCTCGTCGTCGTTGG
Coding sequences within:
- a CDS encoding GNAT family N-acetyltransferase, whose translation is MDVSQVVQRDLPPAPLPGAVALTYLRRRETRRSEAPSQARRGRTAVPQRRGVAPATGQPNPGCANPRASTEATPDFDLRWATTEDERAAVYRLRYELYVADQGLFTDVADHARRWLTDEYDAVSRVALAEIDGEVVGTVRVTFGDEAAFSDGARHEYDFARFAGVVDEGDIGIITRFLVRKEYRGNGILSFQLLWKAFECCAVHGLELLLGTCEAHLMNRYRTLGFQPYGKLYNHPTSGALVPIAIVFGDLAHMQRIGSPMASAIARRTKPHDEVDAILPLVRSEERAIKSRGHDAESHWNAIFRWLAGLPGILGDLTQDEASVLLAKSHILDCQPGDAIILKGHVSRTLYILLEGTLEVQDQGQTVATVNDRGALVGEVAFFTAGQRMSDVVTGSEGARVLALSAGNLQEIIRSYGPMAAKFLHYAARGLCEKLLERAG